A DNA window from Drosophila pseudoobscura strain MV-25-SWS-2005 chromosome 2, UCI_Dpse_MV25, whole genome shotgun sequence contains the following coding sequences:
- the LOC6904114 gene encoding golgin subfamily A member 6-like protein 1, whose translation MPGRLNQQHAAYAQRRELENNRVQATQAVNRYYDHWGKVTTRFENWTNKEYYENAEKKLQTRKSQKQKDIDLTDRKGRLRQLLDTENEAYDIEMGRKRRPRECSADTQMLGRVNQSLKEQEQLKRKLEMEAKLYGRWRHGVDDEKFLYQSKSDNEVLAKLNWLDKQIEQQKERDEQEALNAERKLQLQQEISRTELAQKERQLIQEQQIKEIRELQESHMVELRQHQSQAEKLKEEEQHFRLFIGELEKEKQLLEESTALVLQRPDTGQAFNLNKIKVFIRNRSEASRRQISLCINLLERMAKYVVRTEDLQSLLHKYKEQLESEQMAYTQIEAMYESEAKSSLQRCEENWREQHLQRYQELSKLIDTEKDCLDRLLQENVSQQQALLELRSTHLSGIEQATKKLEQITSGDQGSASSDPISVSSSTDLCAGALAEEDDASVNVPKVSNSFTNLNLDVWQDLPPVRGGINSPRLDKTRSLNVVTAQTALPPKFARKRVAWN comes from the coding sequence ATGCCGGGGCGACTCAATCAGCAGCATGCCGCATACGCGCAGCGCAGGGAGCTGGAGAACAACCGCGTGCAGGCCACGCAGGCGGTGAACCGCTACTACGACCACTGGGGCAAGGTGACGACGCGCTTCGAGAACTGGACCAACAAGGAGTACTACGAGAATGCCGAAAAGAAGCTGCAGACCCGCAAGAGTCAGAAGCAAAAGGACATTGACCTCACAGACCGCAAGGGCAGGCTGCGTCAGCTGCTGGACACCGAGAACGAGGCGTACGACATCGAAATGGGACGCAAGCGGCGGCCCAGGGAGTGCTCCGCCGACACCCAGATGCTGGGGCGCGTCAATCAGTCCctcaaggagcaggagcagctcaAGCGGaagctggagatggaggcgAAGCTGTACGGCCGCTGGCGGCATGGGGTGGACGACGAGAAGTTTCTGTACCAGTCGAAGTCCGACAACGAGGTGCTGGCGAAGCTCAATTGGCTCGACAAGCAGAtcgagcagcagaaggagcggGACGAGCAGGAGGCCCTGAACGCCGAGcggaagctgcagctgcagcaggagatcAGCCGCACGGAGCTGGCCCAGAAGGAGCGCCAGCTGATCCAGGAGCAGCAGATAAAAGAGATCCGTGAGCTGCAGGAGTCGCACATGGTGGAGCTGCGCCAGCACCAGTCCCAGGCCGAGAAGCTCAAAGAAGAGGAGCAGCACTTCCGGCTGTTCATCGgggagctggagaaggagaagcagctgctcgaggaGAGCACGGCCCTCGTCCTGCAGCGCCCCGACACGGGGCAGGCCTTCAACCTGAACAAGATCAAGGTGTTCATCCGCAACCGCAGCGAGGCGAGCCGCCGCCAGATATCCCTGTGCATCAATCTCCTCGAGCGCATGGCCAAGTACGTGGTCCGCACCGAGGACCTCCAGTCCCTCCTCCACAAGTACAAGGAGCAGCTGGAGTCCGAGCAGATGGCCTACACCCAGATCGAGGCCATGTACGAGTCGGAGGCCAAGTCGAGCCTCCAGCGCTGCGAGGAGAACTGGCGCGAACAGCACTTGCAGCGGTACCAAGAGCTCTCGAAGCTCATCGACACGGAAAAAGACTGTTTGGACCGGCTCCTGCAGGAGAACgtcagccagcagcaggccctCTTGGAGCTCCGCAGCACACATCTCTCTGGCATCGAGCAGGCCACCAAGAAGCTGGAGCAGATAACCAGCGGAGATCAGGGATCTGCATCGTCTGACCCGATTTCTGTGTCCTCCTCAACTGATCTCTGTGCTGGGGCTCTTGCCGAGGAGGACGATGCCTCCGTGAATGTCCCCAAAGTGAGCAACTCGTTCACCAACCTCAATCTGGATGTGTGGCAGGATCTGCCGCCAGTGCGCGGCGGCATCAACTCGCCTCGTCTCGACAAGACGCGCTCTTTGAATGTCGTCACAGCGCAGACTGCGTTGCCACCGAAGTTTGCCCGCAAGCGAGTGGCATGGAACTAA